The following are encoded together in the Equus quagga isolate Etosha38 chromosome 1, UCLA_HA_Equagga_1.0, whole genome shotgun sequence genome:
- the XIRP1 gene encoding xin actin-binding repeat-containing protein 1 isoform X1: MAKAQTQAAPTSTIPMATAEDLPLPPPPALEDLPPPPPKESFSKFHQQRQASELRRLYKHIHPELRKNLAEAVAEDLAEVLGSEEPTEGDVQCMRWIFENWRLDAIGDHEKPPVREPVPGGNVQATSRKFEEGSFANSIDQEPAGPRPSGGDVRAARWLFETKPLDELTGQTGAPEATVREPAASGDVRGTRMLFETRPLDRLGSRPSIQEQSPLELRSEIQELKGDVKKTVKLFQTEPLCAIQDAEGAIHEVKAACREEIQSNAVRTARWLFETQPLDAINRDPSQVRVIRGISLEEGVRPDVSAARWIFETQPLDAIREILVDEKDFQPSPDLIPPGPDVQHQRHLFETRALDTLKGEEEAGTEVPPKEEVVPGDVRSTLWLFETKPLDTPRDKVQVGHLQRVGPRKGEGLMYEHPSSDGSSALSLSQSAPQRDGVKGDVKTFKNLFETLPLDSIGQGEPLAHGSVNRAEGTDSAGQSQDIGSPVYAMQDGKGHLHALTSVSREQVVGGDVKGYRWMFETQPLDQLGRNPSTVDVVRGITRQEVVAGDVGTARWLFETQPLEVIHQREQQERQEEEGKSQAGPEPDAPLKGDVQTIRWLFETCPMSELAEKQGSEVTDPTTKAKGRSCTWMFTPHALDRPEGSREKHLQVSQVQDGERQTDRHVFETEPLQTSGRPCGKGPVRYCSRVEIPSGQVSRQKEVFQALEAGKREDQGSRVIPEPIPEGSVHKFTWLFENCPMGSLAAESIRGDNLQEEQPVGISDNGVLERQKTTAEGTLWTLHATPGILHHGGILMEARGPGELCLAKYMLPSPGQGGPYIRKEELVSGELPRIVRQMLRRPDVDQQGLLVQEDPTGQLRLKPLRLPAPGSGGNVEDMDPEFQQLLACGLGTSVARTGVVMQETEQGLVSLTAYSLQPRLTSRAPERSSVQLLASCIDKGDLSGLHSLRWEPPADSSPVSTSEGAQKLPLTESIIHVPPLDPSMGMGHLRGPGATSCPPRAIGKAVPLAGEEKQEDICSGQKGKAALRQSEGATSTAPGPRIPDLQASRQSLRMATAEAQSLQQQVLNKHKQGPTPGSTSTPFQDGLWQAPAVATVEAQGNTRPMAGGDPRIPAAPRKVSGEQKALPRGLPEGWVTIQDGIYTAHPVRTFDPPGGVQPSMREPLPRGKETALSAQAPSPLLEGPSQSLGPGREEPGDCTQRAWEAPEKVMVGIGPRGLQAAETTLKAAPLAHHTLASGSQAAGASLHSHNASVPPPPPLPAAVTGPDFPAHAHHDEDSIRQASEPLQDTLLHSHNSPAGQRTPGGSRTKTSKLEPTMPPRKKPQLPPKPAHLSQIRPPQRPPKPLALSPGSSKEVGQGEHKQGERDAAILPSAKVPTTAGQGRVPLAGCPGGQSQPGSQHGHSTVATKPTRGQAAGSNTQSPEPPKVSALSSDPTSPQKGPSPPGEKPMDSSQQGAPESPEVLQRSQQELQGLLNQVQALEKEAAGSVDVRALRRLFEAVPQLREASQTPAAPCQPEASVEQAFGELTKVSTEVARLKEQTLARLLDIEEAVHKALSSMSSLQPEVNAKGHSQGHPRDHNAHKVSVTDSSRARPNCSSQEVRGQTAVKSQTKVLCDPEVQSQAKVKNHTEAGGQAASTAPSTRGLETLRDNSDLPRVLRSSRNSPSSPTIISIESATRKLPEAPSLRGSPGVSVKSTHLAQDVGHALLHQKGVQDKAEKKEATQCSGQPETAPASASPLPTGQQKSLLELQTGPGGSHHYGAMRSVTKQCEGVDHCRNTVLSSSTSVTEQAEPPRGPGPHLGLHACPLLRQFLRSPAGLSGGLAEAEMAHVPCSHSQPAAQ; encoded by the coding sequence ATGGCCAAAGCCCAGACACAGGCAGCTCCCACATCAACCATCCCCATGGCAACTGCAGAGgacctgcccctccctccacccccagccctggaggaTCTGCCACCGCCACCCCCCAAGGAGTCCTTCTCCAAGTTCCACCAGCAGCGGCAAGCAAGTGAGCTCCGCCGCCTCTATAAGCACATCCATCCTGAGCTCCGCAAGAATCTGGCCGAGGCCGTGGCTGAAGACCTGGCTGAGGTCCTGGGTTCTGAGGAGCCCACTGAGGGTGATGTCCAGTGCATGCGCTGGATCTTTGAGAACTGGCGGCTGGACGCCATTGGGGACCACGAAAAGCCACCTGTCAGGGAGCCTGTGCCCGGTGGCAATGTCCAGGCCACCTCCAGAAAGTTTGAGGAAGGCTCCTTTGCCAACAGCATAGACCAGGAGCCAGCCGGACCTCGGCCATCTGGAGGGGATGTTCGTGCAGCCCGCTGGCTGTTTGAGACAAAGCCACTGGATGAACTGACAGGCCAGACTGGGGCACCGGAGGCTACCGTGAGGGAGCCTGCAGCCAGTGGAGATGTCCGGGGTACCAGGATGCTCTTTGAGACACGGCCACTGGACCGCCTGGGCTCCCGCCCCTCCATCCAGGAGCAGAGCCCCTTGGAGCTGCGCTCAGAGATCCAGGAGCTGAAGGGCGATGTGAAGAAGACAGTGAAGTTGTTCCAAACCGAGCCGCTGTGTGCTATTCAGGACGCAGAGGGCGCAATCCACGAGGTCAAAGCTGCATGCCGGGAGGAGATCCAAAGCAATGCAGTAAGGACCGCTCGCTGGCTCTTCGAGACCCAACCTCTGGATGCCATCAACCGGGACCCCAGCCAGGTGCGGGTGATCCGGGGGATCTCCCTGGAGGAGGGTGTCCGGCCCGATGTCAGTGCAGCTCGCTGGATCTTTGAGACACAACCTCTGGATGCCATCCGGGAGATCTTGGTGGATGAGAAGGACTTCCAGCCATCTCCAGACCTCATCCCTCCCGGTCCAGATGTTCAGCATCAGCGGCATCTGTTTGAGACCCGAGCACTAGACACTctaaagggagaagaggaggctggAACAGAGGTCCCACCCAAAGAGGAAGTGGTCCCTGGAGACGTCCGCTCCACCCTGTGGCTATTTGAGACAAAGCCTCTGGACACTCCCAGAGACAAGGTCCAAGTGGGTCACCTGCAGCGGGTGGGTCCCCGGAAGGGTGAGGGGCTCATGTATGAGCATCCATCCAGTGATGGCTCCTCAGCACTGTCCCTCTCTCAGAGTGCCCCCCAGAGGGATGGGGTGAAGGGGGATGTGAAGACCTTCAAGAACCTTTTTGAGACCCTTCCCCTGGACAGCATTGGGCAGGGTGAGCCTTTGGCCCATGGGAGTGTGAACAGAGCAGAAGGAACAGATTCTGCTGGGCAGTCCCAGGACATAGGGTCCCCAGTGTATGCCATGCAGGATGGAAAAGGCCACCTCCATGCCCTGACCTCTGTCAGCAGAGAGCAGGTAGTTGGAGGTGATGTCAAGGGCTACAGGTGGATGTTTGAGACACAGCCCTTAGACCAACTGGGCCGAAACCCCAGCACTGTCGATGTGGTGCGGGGCATCACTAGGCAGGAGGTGGTGGCCGGAGACGTGGGCACTGCTCGGTGGCTCTTTGAGACCCAGCCCCTAGAGGTGATCCACCAGCGGGAGCAGCAGGAACgacaggaagaagaaggaaagagtcaGGCAGGTCCCGAGCCTGACGCACCCCTAAAAGGCGATGTACAGACCATCCGGTGGTTGTTTGAGACATGCCCGATGAGTGAGTTGGCAGAGAAGCAGGGGTCAGAGGTCACGGATCCCACAACCAAGGCGAAGGGACGGTCCTGCACCTGGATGTTCACACCCCACGCCCTGGACAGGCCAGAAGGCTCCAGGGAGAAGCACCTGCAGGTCAGCCAGGTACAGGATggggaaagacagacagacagacatgtcTTTGAGACCGAGCCTCTGCAGACCTCAGGCCGTCCCTGCGGAAAAGGGCCTGTACGATACTGCAGCCGCGTGGAGATCCCTTCAGGGCAGGTATCTCGTCAGAAGGAGGTTTTCCAGGCCCTGGAAGCAGGCAAGAGGGAGGACCAGGGGTCCAGGGTAATCCCTGAGCCCATCCCTGAGGGCTCTGTGCACAAGTTCACCTGGCTCTTTGAGAATTGCCCCATGGGCTCCCTGGCAGCTGAGAGCATCCGAGGGGACAACCTCCAAGAGGAGCAGCCTGTGGGCATCTCAGACAATGGGGTGCTGGAGAGGCAGAAGACTACAGCCGAGGGGACCCTGTGGACTCTGCATGCCACGCCTGGCATCCTGCACCATGGAGGCATCCTCATGGAGGCCCGAGGGCCGGGGGAGCTCTGCCTTGCCAAGTACATGCTCCCAAGCCCAGGGCAGGGGGGCCCCTACATAAGGAAGGAGGAGCTGGTGTCTGGCGAGCTTCCCAGGATTGTCCGCCAAATGCTGCGCCGGCCGGATGTGGACCAGCAGGGGCTGCTGGTGCAGGAGGACCCAACGGGCCAGCTCCGGCTCAAGCCTCTAAGGCTGCCAGCTCCAGGAAGCGGCGGGAATGTCGAAGACATGGACCCTGAGTTCCAGCAGTTGCTGGCTTGTGGCCTGGGGACCTCAGTGGCGAGGACGGGAGTGGTGATGCAGGAGACAGAGCAGGGCCTGGTATCACTGACCGCCTACTCCCTGCAGCCCAGGCTGACCAGCAGGGCCCCTGAGAGGAGCAGTGTGCAGCTGCTGGCCAGCTGCATAGACAAAGGAGACCTGAGCGGCCTGCACAGTCTGCGGTGGGAGCCACCAGCTGACTCAAGTCCAGTGTCAACCAGCGAGGGGGCCCAGAAGCTGCCCCTAACTGAGAGCATCATTCATGTTCCCCCACTGGACCCCAGCATGGGGATGGGGCATCTGAGAGGCCCGGGGGCCACCTCTTGCCCGCCACGGGCCATTGGAAAGGCTGTCCCTCTGGCTGgggaagaaaagcaggaagaCATTTGCAGTGGGCAGAAAGGGAAGGCAGCTTTGAGACAGTCAGAAGGAGCCACATCTacagccccagggcccaggatCCCAGACCTCCAGGCCTCCAGGCAGAGTCTCCGGATGGCAACAGCCGAGGCCCAAAGCCTGCAGCAGCAAGTTCTGAACAAGCACAAGCAGGGCCCCACCCCGGGATCCACCTCCACGCCCTTCCAGGATGGTCTCTGGCAAGCACCAGCCGTGGCCACTGTGGAGGCCCAGGGCAACACTAGGCCGATGGCTGGAGGTGACCCCAGGATCCCAGCAGCCCCCAGAAAGGTCAGTGGGGAACAGAAAGCACTGCCCAGAGGGCTGCCTGAGGGGTGGGTGACTATTCAGGATGGCATCTACACTGCTCACCCTGTGAGGACCTTTGACCCACCTGGGGGTGTCCAGCCTTCTATGAGGGAGCCCCTGCCAAGAGGCAAGGAGACTGCCCTCTcggcccaggctcccagcccacTCCTGGAAGGCCCAAGTCAGAGTCTTGGGCCAGGGCGGGAGGAGCCTGGGGACTGCACACAGAGGGCCTGGGAGGCTCCAGAGAAGGTGATGGTAGGAATCGGCCCAAGGGGCCTCCAAGCTGCGGAGACCACCCTGAAGGCTGCCCCTTTAGCCCACCACACTCTGGCCTCTGGGTCTCAGGCTGCAGGTGCCAGCCTGCACTCCCATAAtgcctctgttcctcctcctcctcctctcccagctgctgtgaCAGGACCTGACTTCCCAGCCCACGCCCACCATGATGAGGACTCCATCCGGCAGGCCTCCGAGCCCCTGCAGGACACCCTTCTCCACTCCCACAACAGCCCTGCTGGCCAGAGAACCCCTGGGGGATCACGGACAAAAACCTCAAAACTGGAGCCCACCATGCCCCCAAGGAAGAAGCCCCAGCTGCCCCCTAAACCGGCACACCTAAGCCAGATCCGCCCTCCTCAGAGACCACCCAAGCCCTTGGCTCTGTCTCCTGGCTCTTCCAAGGAGGTGGGGCAAGGAGAACACAAACAAGGTGAGAGAGATGCAGCCATCCTTCCGTCAGCCAAGGTCCCCACCACTGCAGGCCAGGGCCGTGTACCTCTGGCTGGATGCCCTGGTGGACAGAGCCAGCCCGGCTCCCAACATGGCCACAGTACCGTGGCCACCAAGCCCACAAGGGGTCAGGCTGCTGGCAGCAATACCCAAAGCCCTGAGCCTCCCAAGGTCTCAGCTCTCAGCAGTGACCCCACCTCACCACAGAAGGGCCCCAGCCCCCCAGGAGAAAAGCCCATGGACAGTTCCCAGCAAGGGGCCCCTGAGAGCCCTGAGGTTCTGCAGAGAAGCCAGCAAGAGCTCCAGGGTCTCCTGAACCAGGTACAAGCCCTGGAGAAGGAGGCCGCAGGCAGTGTGGACGTGCGGGCGCTGCGGAGGCTCTTTGAGGCTGTGCCCCAGCTGAGAGAGGCCTCTCAGACTCCTGCTGCCCCCTGCCAGCCCGAGGCCTCGGTGGAGCAGGCCTTTGGGGAGCTGACAAAGGTCAGCACGGAAGTGGCCCGGCTGAAGGAACAGACCCTGGCCAGGCTGCTGGACATCGAGGAGGCTGTGCACAAGGCCCTCAGCTCCATGTCTAGCCTCCAGCCTGAGGTTAATGCCAAGGGCCATTCCCAAGGACACCCAAGGGACCACAATGCCCACAAGGTCAGTGTCACGGACAGCAGTAGAGCCAGGCCCAATTGCTCAAGCCAAGAGGTCAGGGGTCAAACTGCAGTCAAGAGCCAAACCAAGGTTTTGTGCGACCCTGAGGTCCAGAGTCAAGCCAAGGTTAAAAATCACACAGAGGCCGGAGGTCAAGCAGCCTCAACTGCCCCTTCCACCAGGGGGCTGGAGACACTGAGAGATAATTCAGACCTCCCTCGAGTCTTGCGTTCCAGCCGGAATTCACCCTCCTCCCCAACCATCATCTCCATTGAGTCGGCCACAAGGAAGCTGCCGGAGGCTCCCAGCCTGAGGGGCAGCCCTGGTGTCTCAGTGAAAAGCACACACCTGGCCCAGGATGTGGGCCACGCCCTGCTCCACCAGAAAGGCGTCCAGGACAAGGCCGAGAAAAAGGAGGCCACCCAGTGCTCTGGACAGCCTGAAACTGCCCCTGCCTcagccagccccctgcccaccgGGCAGCAGAAGAGCCTTCTGGAGCTGCAGACTGGTCCGGGTGGCTCTCACCACTATGGAGCCATGAGAAGCGTGACCAAGCAGTGCGAGGGAGTGGACCATTGCAGGAACAcagtcctctcctcctccacctcggTCACGGAGCAGGCAGAGCCGCCCAGGGGCCCGGGCCCCCACCTCGGGCTCCACGCCTGCCCCTTGTTGCGACAGTTCCTGCGCAGCCCAGCCGGGCTCAGCGGGGGCCTGGCAGAAGCTGAGATGGCGCATGTGCCCTGCAGCCACTCCCAGCCAGCCGCCCAATGa
- the XIRP1 gene encoding xin actin-binding repeat-containing protein 1 isoform X2: protein MAKAQTQAAPTSTIPMATAEDLPLPPPPALEDLPPPPPKESFSKFHQQRQASELRRLYKHIHPELRKNLAEAVAEDLAEVLGSEEPTEGDVQCMRWIFENWRLDAIGDHEKPPVREPVPGGNVQATSRKFEEGSFANSIDQEPAGPRPSGGDVRAARWLFETKPLDELTGQTGAPEATVREPAASGDVRGTRMLFETRPLDRLGSRPSIQEQSPLELRSEIQELKGDVKKTVKLFQTEPLCAIQDAEGAIHEVKAACREEIQSNAVRTARWLFETQPLDAINRDPSQVRVIRGISLEEGVRPDVSAARWIFETQPLDAIREILVDEKDFQPSPDLIPPGPDVQHQRHLFETRALDTLKGEEEAGTEVPPKEEVVPGDVRSTLWLFETKPLDTPRDKVQVGHLQRVGPRKGEGLMYEHPSSDGSSALSLSQSAPQRDGVKGDVKTFKNLFETLPLDSIGQGEPLAHGSVNRAEGTDSAGQSQDIGSPVYAMQDGKGHLHALTSVSREQVVGGDVKGYRWMFETQPLDQLGRNPSTVDVVRGITRQEVVAGDVGTARWLFETQPLEVIHQREQQERQEEEGKSQAGPEPDAPLKGDVQTIRWLFETCPMSELAEKQGSEVTDPTTKAKGRSCTWMFTPHALDRPEGSREKHLQVSQVQDGERQTDRHVFETEPLQTSGRPCGKGPVRYCSRVEIPSGQVSRQKEVFQALEAGKREDQGSRVIPEPIPEGSVHKFTWLFENCPMGSLAAESIRGDNLQEEQPVGISDNGVLERQKTTAEGTLWTLHATPGILHHGGILMEARGPGELCLAKYMLPSPGQGGPYIRKEELVSGELPRIVRQMLRRPDVDQQGLLVQEDPTGQLRLKPLRLPAPGSGGNVEDMDPEFQQLLACGLGTSVARTGVVMQETEQGLVSLTAYSLQPRLTSRAPERSSVQLLASCIDKGDLSGLHSLRWEPPADSSPVSTSEGAQKLPLTESIIHVPPLDPSMGMGHLRGPGATSCPPRAIGKAVPLAGEEKQEDICSGQKGKAALRQSEGATSTAPGPRIPDLQASRQSLRMATAEAQSLQQQVLNKHKQGPTPGSTSTPFQDGLWQAPAVATVEAQGNTRPMAGGDPRIPAAPRKLL from the exons ATGGCCAAAGCCCAGACACAGGCAGCTCCCACATCAACCATCCCCATGGCAACTGCAGAGgacctgcccctccctccacccccagccctggaggaTCTGCCACCGCCACCCCCCAAGGAGTCCTTCTCCAAGTTCCACCAGCAGCGGCAAGCAAGTGAGCTCCGCCGCCTCTATAAGCACATCCATCCTGAGCTCCGCAAGAATCTGGCCGAGGCCGTGGCTGAAGACCTGGCTGAGGTCCTGGGTTCTGAGGAGCCCACTGAGGGTGATGTCCAGTGCATGCGCTGGATCTTTGAGAACTGGCGGCTGGACGCCATTGGGGACCACGAAAAGCCACCTGTCAGGGAGCCTGTGCCCGGTGGCAATGTCCAGGCCACCTCCAGAAAGTTTGAGGAAGGCTCCTTTGCCAACAGCATAGACCAGGAGCCAGCCGGACCTCGGCCATCTGGAGGGGATGTTCGTGCAGCCCGCTGGCTGTTTGAGACAAAGCCACTGGATGAACTGACAGGCCAGACTGGGGCACCGGAGGCTACCGTGAGGGAGCCTGCAGCCAGTGGAGATGTCCGGGGTACCAGGATGCTCTTTGAGACACGGCCACTGGACCGCCTGGGCTCCCGCCCCTCCATCCAGGAGCAGAGCCCCTTGGAGCTGCGCTCAGAGATCCAGGAGCTGAAGGGCGATGTGAAGAAGACAGTGAAGTTGTTCCAAACCGAGCCGCTGTGTGCTATTCAGGACGCAGAGGGCGCAATCCACGAGGTCAAAGCTGCATGCCGGGAGGAGATCCAAAGCAATGCAGTAAGGACCGCTCGCTGGCTCTTCGAGACCCAACCTCTGGATGCCATCAACCGGGACCCCAGCCAGGTGCGGGTGATCCGGGGGATCTCCCTGGAGGAGGGTGTCCGGCCCGATGTCAGTGCAGCTCGCTGGATCTTTGAGACACAACCTCTGGATGCCATCCGGGAGATCTTGGTGGATGAGAAGGACTTCCAGCCATCTCCAGACCTCATCCCTCCCGGTCCAGATGTTCAGCATCAGCGGCATCTGTTTGAGACCCGAGCACTAGACACTctaaagggagaagaggaggctggAACAGAGGTCCCACCCAAAGAGGAAGTGGTCCCTGGAGACGTCCGCTCCACCCTGTGGCTATTTGAGACAAAGCCTCTGGACACTCCCAGAGACAAGGTCCAAGTGGGTCACCTGCAGCGGGTGGGTCCCCGGAAGGGTGAGGGGCTCATGTATGAGCATCCATCCAGTGATGGCTCCTCAGCACTGTCCCTCTCTCAGAGTGCCCCCCAGAGGGATGGGGTGAAGGGGGATGTGAAGACCTTCAAGAACCTTTTTGAGACCCTTCCCCTGGACAGCATTGGGCAGGGTGAGCCTTTGGCCCATGGGAGTGTGAACAGAGCAGAAGGAACAGATTCTGCTGGGCAGTCCCAGGACATAGGGTCCCCAGTGTATGCCATGCAGGATGGAAAAGGCCACCTCCATGCCCTGACCTCTGTCAGCAGAGAGCAGGTAGTTGGAGGTGATGTCAAGGGCTACAGGTGGATGTTTGAGACACAGCCCTTAGACCAACTGGGCCGAAACCCCAGCACTGTCGATGTGGTGCGGGGCATCACTAGGCAGGAGGTGGTGGCCGGAGACGTGGGCACTGCTCGGTGGCTCTTTGAGACCCAGCCCCTAGAGGTGATCCACCAGCGGGAGCAGCAGGAACgacaggaagaagaaggaaagagtcaGGCAGGTCCCGAGCCTGACGCACCCCTAAAAGGCGATGTACAGACCATCCGGTGGTTGTTTGAGACATGCCCGATGAGTGAGTTGGCAGAGAAGCAGGGGTCAGAGGTCACGGATCCCACAACCAAGGCGAAGGGACGGTCCTGCACCTGGATGTTCACACCCCACGCCCTGGACAGGCCAGAAGGCTCCAGGGAGAAGCACCTGCAGGTCAGCCAGGTACAGGATggggaaagacagacagacagacatgtcTTTGAGACCGAGCCTCTGCAGACCTCAGGCCGTCCCTGCGGAAAAGGGCCTGTACGATACTGCAGCCGCGTGGAGATCCCTTCAGGGCAGGTATCTCGTCAGAAGGAGGTTTTCCAGGCCCTGGAAGCAGGCAAGAGGGAGGACCAGGGGTCCAGGGTAATCCCTGAGCCCATCCCTGAGGGCTCTGTGCACAAGTTCACCTGGCTCTTTGAGAATTGCCCCATGGGCTCCCTGGCAGCTGAGAGCATCCGAGGGGACAACCTCCAAGAGGAGCAGCCTGTGGGCATCTCAGACAATGGGGTGCTGGAGAGGCAGAAGACTACAGCCGAGGGGACCCTGTGGACTCTGCATGCCACGCCTGGCATCCTGCACCATGGAGGCATCCTCATGGAGGCCCGAGGGCCGGGGGAGCTCTGCCTTGCCAAGTACATGCTCCCAAGCCCAGGGCAGGGGGGCCCCTACATAAGGAAGGAGGAGCTGGTGTCTGGCGAGCTTCCCAGGATTGTCCGCCAAATGCTGCGCCGGCCGGATGTGGACCAGCAGGGGCTGCTGGTGCAGGAGGACCCAACGGGCCAGCTCCGGCTCAAGCCTCTAAGGCTGCCAGCTCCAGGAAGCGGCGGGAATGTCGAAGACATGGACCCTGAGTTCCAGCAGTTGCTGGCTTGTGGCCTGGGGACCTCAGTGGCGAGGACGGGAGTGGTGATGCAGGAGACAGAGCAGGGCCTGGTATCACTGACCGCCTACTCCCTGCAGCCCAGGCTGACCAGCAGGGCCCCTGAGAGGAGCAGTGTGCAGCTGCTGGCCAGCTGCATAGACAAAGGAGACCTGAGCGGCCTGCACAGTCTGCGGTGGGAGCCACCAGCTGACTCAAGTCCAGTGTCAACCAGCGAGGGGGCCCAGAAGCTGCCCCTAACTGAGAGCATCATTCATGTTCCCCCACTGGACCCCAGCATGGGGATGGGGCATCTGAGAGGCCCGGGGGCCACCTCTTGCCCGCCACGGGCCATTGGAAAGGCTGTCCCTCTGGCTGgggaagaaaagcaggaagaCATTTGCAGTGGGCAGAAAGGGAAGGCAGCTTTGAGACAGTCAGAAGGAGCCACATCTacagccccagggcccaggatCCCAGACCTCCAGGCCTCCAGGCAGAGTCTCCGGATGGCAACAGCCGAGGCCCAAAGCCTGCAGCAGCAAGTTCTGAACAAGCACAAGCAGGGCCCCACCCCGGGATCCACCTCCACGCCCTTCCAGGATGGTCTCTGGCAAGCACCAGCCGTGGCCACTGTGGAGGCCCAGGGCAACACTAGGCCGATGGCTGGAGGTGACCCCAGGATCCCAGCAGCCCCCAGAAAG ctgctgtga